A window of the Pseudomonas gozinkensis genome harbors these coding sequences:
- a CDS encoding cyclic nucleotide-binding domain-containing protein, with protein MSEPTLLNNEIRDWLMDCGLFDQLQLADFAAASGYFSISTVAEGEAIFREGDAGSFMCIIHTGQVAVQKTGGDGQVVTMATLRSGRAFGEMAVLDGERRSATCVAASNCQLLNLGKDSLEKMLNDAPKIAAKIIRALAVSLSKRLRMADGQLAAQQI; from the coding sequence ATGTCAGAACCGACCTTACTGAACAACGAAATCCGCGACTGGCTGATGGACTGCGGCCTGTTCGATCAATTGCAACTGGCGGATTTTGCCGCTGCCTCGGGCTACTTCAGCATCAGCACCGTGGCTGAAGGCGAAGCGATCTTTCGCGAAGGCGATGCCGGCAGTTTCATGTGCATCATCCACACCGGCCAGGTGGCCGTGCAGAAAACCGGTGGCGACGGCCAGGTCGTGACCATGGCCACCCTGCGCAGCGGCCGGGCGTTCGGCGAAATGGCCGTGCTCGACGGCGAACGCCGTTCGGCGACTTGTGTGGCGGCGAGCAACTGTCAATTGCTCAACCTCGGCAAGGACTCGCTGGAAAAAATGCTCAACGACGCGCCGAAGATCGCCGCCAAGATCATCCGCGCCCTCGCCGTCTCCCTGTCCAAACGCCTGCGCATGGCTGACGGCCAGCTCGCCGCCCAGCAGATCTAG
- a CDS encoding S9 family peptidase — protein MPVSANVISAPIAHKAAGHDPYAWLQERDTDAVLDYLKAENDYQQTQTADQAELRETLFEEIKGRILETDLSLPSPWGPYLYYTRTTAGDEYARHYRCPRPADDSLTLDESREQLLLDPNALANGGFFSLGAFSISPDHQRLAYSVDASGDEIYTLFVKELSSERVSELEFQDCDGSMTWANDSLTLFFGVLDDTHRPHKLFRYRLDGTAAEEVFHEPDGRFFLHCYRASSEQQLLLSLGSKTTSEVWALDANQPHQPFTCLAPRVEDHEYDVDHGKLDGEWTWFIRTNRDGINFALYQAPDTGIAPSEADWQNLIPHSDSVMLDGVTLNAEALTLSLREGGLPIIEVRPHGLAPYRVQLPDAAYSLYVQNSLEFESDRIRLRYEALNRPAQVRQLILATGEQTVLKETPVLGPFDADAYVSQRLWATAPDGTQVPISLVMKREMVGKAVPLYLYGYGAYGSSLDPWFSHARLSLLDRGMAFAIAHVRGGGELGEAWYRAGKQEHKHNTFSDFIACAEFLILNGITTAPQLAISGGSAGGLLIGAVLNQRPDLFGVAIAEVPFVDVLNTMLDPDLPLTVTEYDEWGNPEEPDVYERIKAYAPYENVTAQAYPATLVIAGYNDSRVQYWEAAKWVAKLRATKTDDNPLLLKTELGAGHGGMSGRYQGLRDVALEYAFVFKVLGIA, from the coding sequence ATGCCCGTATCCGCCAACGTCATCAGCGCCCCGATTGCCCACAAGGCCGCCGGACACGACCCGTACGCCTGGCTGCAGGAGCGCGACACCGACGCGGTGCTCGACTACCTCAAGGCTGAAAACGACTATCAGCAGACACAGACCGCCGATCAGGCCGAACTGCGTGAAACCCTGTTCGAGGAGATCAAGGGCCGAATCCTTGAAACCGACCTGTCCCTGCCCTCGCCGTGGGGCCCGTACCTGTATTACACCCGCACCACAGCGGGTGACGAATACGCCCGTCACTACCGCTGCCCGCGCCCGGCCGACGACAGCCTGACCCTCGACGAAAGCCGCGAACAACTACTGCTCGACCCGAACGCCCTGGCCAACGGCGGCTTTTTCTCCCTCGGTGCGTTCAGCATCAGCCCGGATCACCAGCGTCTGGCCTACAGCGTCGATGCCTCGGGTGACGAGATTTACACGCTGTTCGTGAAGGAATTATCCAGCGAGCGTGTCAGCGAACTGGAATTCCAGGACTGCGACGGCAGCATGACCTGGGCCAACGACAGCCTGACGCTGTTCTTCGGCGTGCTCGACGACACCCATCGGCCGCACAAACTGTTCCGCTACCGCCTCGACGGCACGGCCGCCGAAGAGGTATTCCACGAGCCGGACGGGCGTTTCTTCCTGCATTGCTACCGCGCCAGCTCCGAGCAGCAATTGCTGTTGTCGCTGGGCAGCAAGACCACCAGTGAAGTCTGGGCGCTGGACGCCAATCAGCCGCACCAGCCGTTCACTTGCCTGGCGCCACGGGTCGAGGATCACGAATACGACGTCGATCACGGCAAACTCGATGGCGAATGGACCTGGTTCATCCGCACCAACCGCGACGGCATCAACTTCGCCCTGTATCAGGCGCCGGACACCGGCATCGCGCCGAGCGAAGCTGACTGGCAGAACCTGATCCCGCACAGCGATTCGGTGATGCTCGATGGCGTGACCCTCAACGCCGAAGCCCTGACCCTGAGCCTGCGTGAGGGCGGTCTGCCGATCATCGAAGTTCGCCCACACGGTCTGGCGCCTTATCGCGTGCAATTACCGGACGCGGCCTACAGCCTCTATGTGCAAAACAGCCTGGAATTCGAAAGCGACCGCATTCGCCTGCGCTATGAAGCACTGAATCGTCCGGCTCAGGTTCGGCAATTGATCCTCGCCACCGGCGAACAGACTGTCCTCAAGGAAACTCCGGTGCTCGGCCCGTTCGACGCCGACGCCTACGTCAGCCAGCGCCTGTGGGCGACCGCCCCGGACGGCACCCAGGTGCCGATCAGTCTGGTGATGAAACGGGAAATGGTCGGCAAAGCGGTGCCGCTGTACCTCTACGGTTACGGCGCCTACGGCTCGAGCCTCGATCCGTGGTTCTCCCACGCCCGCCTGAGCCTGCTGGATCGCGGCATGGCGTTCGCCATCGCCCACGTGCGCGGCGGCGGTGAACTGGGCGAAGCCTGGTACCGCGCCGGCAAGCAGGAGCACAAGCACAACACCTTCAGCGACTTTATTGCCTGCGCTGAATTCCTGATCCTCAACGGCATCACCACCGCGCCACAACTGGCGATCAGCGGTGGCAGCGCCGGTGGTTTGCTGATCGGTGCGGTGCTCAATCAGCGTCCGGATCTGTTTGGTGTGGCGATTGCCGAAGTGCCGTTCGTCGACGTGCTCAACACCATGCTCGACCCGGATCTGCCGCTGACCGTCACCGAGTACGACGAGTGGGGCAATCCCGAAGAGCCGGACGTTTACGAGCGGATCAAGGCCTATGCGCCGTACGAAAACGTCACTGCGCAGGCGTATCCCGCGACACTGGTGATCGCCGGCTACAACGACAGCCGCGTGCAGTACTGGGAAGCGGCCAAGTGGGTGGCGAAATTGCGCGCGACCAAGACCGATGACAATCCATTGCTGCTCAAGACCGAACTGGGCGCCGGCCACGGCGGCATGAGCGGGCGTTATCAGGGATTACGTGACGTAGCGCTCGAATATGCATTTGTTTTCAAGGTTCTGGGTATCGCCTGA